GCGATTGCAAGTCCTTGATCACAATGGTTTCTTGGTCTAATCAGGTGAGAAGAAAATGGGATGCACTGGTTTGCTTCCAAGATGCTAGCTTCGAATCCCTACCGTCTTCATTTGATCTGGTTTTGCTTCTCTTGAGTGGAAGCGACCCAGGCCATGCAGTTCCCAGAGCACTACAGAGAGGGTAAATAAAACTGAAAACACTTGCGAGGCGTTGAAGATCAGCGACGGGGTCCTCTCATTGTCATGGTCGATCACACGTCTCCGGTGTTCCCGCGGCTATCGCAGCAGGATCCTGTTGGTGGCTCGTCGTGGCCCCGTACGCGCGTGCCTTCCCAGGCCCAGCCGTGGCGCCGTGCCGAATCCGGAGCGGAGCGAGTATCCTTGAGCAGAGTCCGGGGCCTGAACGAGCACCCTAGGAGCCCGCGGTAGTTTAGTACCACATCGGCAGCCGAGTTGCCTTGGGGCTGGAGGGGCGCCTACATAAGCAGCGCACAGGGCAGCCGTAAAACTTACTTACCTGGACGGGGTCGACGGCTGATCAAGAAGGGCCGTGGCCTAGATCAATGGCTCGCATTGCACTTGGCGAGCACGTTGGCCTACCATCTCCCCTTGTTGGGAGAGTGGACGTCATAATTTGTGACAGAGGGGGTACGCGTTCGCGCGGCCTCTGCCAACTCAAATTCAAACTTAAAATTCTGCGGATTCAAATTTTGACATTGGCACTCTGCATGAGTTTCATGACAATGCAAATGCAGATTCAGACTAACATTAGCACTCTGTGAGTTTCAGGACCGTGCGAATTTATCATGGGTGGTCTTCTTTTGAAAAACCATTCGATCTCAAAAGGCACAATTCATAATACATTGGAAATATGTTTCCTCCTGATGGAGATCGACTTGGATTCATCATTGTCACATGGGGCATACATATAGATCTCGAATATGGTGGAATCGGATCAAATTTTCGCACATATGTACATGATGTCATACATGGGATAAGGCTACAAAAGATATGTACAGGTCTTTGTTATATTCTGGGAACTTGACATGTCGAATCAATGCATGAAATCGCATGCTTCAGCAATGGGTAATCAGCCCTCTCCAGACCAACCAAACAGCATCGTCCATGGCTGCAAGAGATGTGCCGGCGCTACCGTCTTCAAGAGGCGCCTTGAGGGGGCGAGCCGGTGCCAAGGTCTTCAAGAGGCAACAACACCTTCGCAGACGTCCCCACGACACAACGGGCACACCCTGCAGCATTGCATCGACAAAACCTTAGCAGGAGATAGCTGGCGAAACAGGCCCGCGTTATCGGCGATCCAAAATTGCCTTTTTGCAACAGGAGGGGCTTTTTTTTTCCTTACCTGTGTATTTCTTTAAGCCACTTGTCGACACACTGCAGGTGAAACTCATGTTTGCATGGGAGACTTCTTATCTGATCTCCATCCTCATATTCAGTTAAGCAGATATGGCACCTGAAGAAGGTGACAAGCACAATGTTAACATTTCAGCATCTCCCAGGACCACACTGAATGAAAAGACTCGACCAGGAAAAAGAAGAGATCCAAGTGTTAACTTGCAATTCCAAACTATATTTCAAGATTTCTGACATGGGACTTATGATAGCTTTATGGAGAGATGTCCATATTTTTAGCTAGAGAACCCAGATCTCAAAAAATGGAGCTTCAAGTGTATTATAAAGTAATCATTCTCAACCCCTGGGTGCTAGACAAAACAAATTTGCAAAGACAGAAAGAAGACGGGTGACGAACAGCGATCGTCCACATGATTCAGGGTCTCTAGATGCTGTACATGAACTTCTACTCATCAGTTATCATGACATTGTTATACCCTTTATCCAGGCGCTAACAGCAAACCATGCAAAGTCTGCAAAGGGCAAACTGTGTCTAGTAATTCAACTTGATATGGCAATTTTAACACCTAGCTCACTGTGATAGATATAATGTCATGGAAGACAGTATTAACCAGAACATGCTTCCCTCGTAAGATCTCTATAAGATGTCAACAATGCCTATAGTTAGCAGTTAAATTTGTATAGATTCTTATTCAGTGTCTCATAATATGGTTTCTGGCTGGATTATAATAGGTGTAAGATAAACAAATCGTTCGGAAGTTTATTTGAAGCAACTATCAGAAACATACAAACATCAGAATTAGTAAAACTGCTTCCTTACGAAAATTAGACAGATTAAATGACAAGAAGCTCACTGTTCCATATCAGCACTGCATTGGGCTGTCTCAAGCTTTTTGTAGCTCTTACATGGTAATGAATTAACCACAGACTCTGGAGCTTGAGCAGaggccatggaaagtgaaagtgatGAGGGTTGCCGATGAATCTCATCCAATACCTGGAAAAAATTGTGCACGTAAGCATACTAAGTAACCAGAGAAGAAATCTTATACAAAAACAACAAAGGAGCAGTGAAGTTGACAGAATCATCCTTTAAACATTCCACTCCTAGTTTAGTCAATGGGTGCAAATTACCGTTAGTTACAATTTACATACTTCTATAGACTGAACTATCGAAGTTCCTATTTCTAATTTTCTGGTGGTGCTTTGTCCTCATAAATGAATAAACCATCATCCAGACATAGCCACAAAACAATCCCTGCAATATTGACTTCGATCTGCAACTTATGCGGCCAATTCTATTTTGTTGTTGTCAGATGATTTACTAATTCAAAGAGGTTGACACAAACTTTATGCAAAAGAGGAAATAGTTGAAGTTCCAGTCTAATGTAGTGATTTCAAATATCAATATGAATCTGCATGAAATTATCATGTTGCTGTGTTGAAGTCTGTAACTGGAGTAACAGCTGCATATGGCAATCACATACATTTGTGTCAAAACTCTTCGTActatatatataacatatatgcAGTTGCCTCTCTTAGTTCTTCTAAACACAACTAGAATGATGATGATAATCAATGAATCAGACTTGAGGAACACAAATTCAACACACACAGTGCTAAATAGTTCTCAACACTTCAATAAATaaaaacatttaaaaaaatgaaggGAAAGAGCAAACCTCAAATAATGCCTCCGTTAACATGACAATTCTTGATATACTTGCACGAGCACTAGATTCTTCAGCGACCAAGAATGCATCACAGGTGCATCTGCCAATTTGGTGAATCCCCAAAGGACAAGCAGCAGTACTTTGTCCGTTCCCACTATCAAAAATAGCACGACGGTGCTCCCTAATCTGTAACAAGACAATAGCACGAACTTAAGGACACATGTGCATGAGATCAAGCAGCAAATGATTAAGACCATAGAAAACAATGCTACCGAGTGTAAGAGCCAGAACTGAGAACACATCGGGCGTAAAAGACGTGCAGAAATGAAACAGCATATGCAGCATATAAAGTTAGGTTCACTTCACGGAATTCTGAATATGCTGAAAGCAAATAGCGAGAACACATATGATGGTTAAAGTACGAGTTTTTGTTCAGATAATAGTGCAAACCTACATCAACAATTAACAACTTAATCTGGTAGCGACAACAACAATATTTCCTAAAAATGGAATCGCAACATATGGAAGAGTAGGCATAGCTGCCATAGGCCAGAGCAATTACCCGAGATCTTGAATACTGGTTTACTCTGATTGAACCATGGCGTCTACGATGAAAGTATCGTGCCTCCTCAACCTCATCTCCAAAAAGATCATCACCAAGGTCTAGCCATCTACTGTAAAATCCCAGATCATCAGTGTCTGAATCTAGATAACCTCTAGAACCACGTCTTGAAAACGAATCCCATAGGACTCTTCTATGATTTCTTCTTGTTTCACCATTGCTGGAATCTCGAGAGTGTTCTGGGCCATCATTTGAGAAAATGCTAACCATGTCTTCATGCACTGTACTTCCACCAATCTGACCATGTGACACACTGAATATGGTTGGAACATCTTCTCTGCTAGCAGTTGCATCTGGAATTGATTCTCCAATGATGGATGATGCACTTGAAGTAGCAGGCAACATGGATGTTAAGCTGGATTGAGAAACATCTGATCTTTCACTTGACAAAACATCTCTGGATGAAGTCCTGCGGAGAGCTGCCTCGCCGTCTTCCAAGCCAGGCATGATCCTTTCAGATGCCATCAGCGAGGAGTGGAAATCAGACTGGGACATGGAGCCACTAACTTCTGTAATGAAAACTGCGTCAATATGGACATTGTCAGGTGCAGGTTCTACAAGCTCTTGTGCCATAGGACTAACCCCTTCTCCAGATGTTCTCTCATCATTGCCAACTTCATTACTGAGATTTCCCCTAATCATGGCATCCTTTCCTGACGAACTCCCGAGACCACTCGTCTCAGCATCTTTAATTCGCAGGGCATGCTCCTTGTTCTCGTGACAGTCCAGGTGGTTGAATCGGAGGCGGTGACTTATGGTGCTTGAAGACGGATGCACTCTTGGGTCTGACTCGCTGGTGTGGCGAAGATCCTTAGCAGACAGAGAAGGCTGGAAATCTAGCCCAGCCGCTGCTCGCTCTGCTTGCCGAGTTGCTGCC
The sequence above is a segment of the Aegilops tauschii subsp. strangulata cultivar AL8/78 chromosome 6, Aet v6.0, whole genome shotgun sequence genome. Coding sequences within it:
- the LOC109770123 gene encoding uncharacterized protein, with product MGAASSSCAAGPSSSSPAPRRRPRIGLGGCFGAGSSAGDHGGLAAAAAAAASSSRALQAATRQAERAAAGLDFQPSLSAKDLRHTSESDPRVHPSSSTISHRLRFNHLDCHENKEHALRIKDAETSGLGSSSGKDAMIRGNLSNEVGNDERTSGEGVSPMAQELVEPAPDNVHIDAVFITEVSGSMSQSDFHSSLMASERIMPGLEDGEAALRRTSSRDVLSSERSDVSQSSLTSMLPATSSASSIIGESIPDATASREDVPTIFSVSHGQIGGSTVHEDMVSIFSNDGPEHSRDSSNGETRRNHRRVLWDSFSRRGSRGYLDSDTDDLGFYSRWLDLGDDLFGDEVEEARYFHRRRHGSIRVNQYSRSRIREHRRAIFDSGNGQSTAACPLGIHQIGRCTCDAFLVAEESSARASISRIVMLTEALFEVLDEIHRQPSSLSLSMASAQAPESVVNSLPCKSYKKLETAQCSADMEQCHICLTEYEDGDQIRSLPCKHEFHLQCVDKWLKEIHRVCPLCRGDVCEGVVAS